A portion of the Eulemur rufifrons isolate Redbay chromosome 30, OSU_ERuf_1, whole genome shotgun sequence genome contains these proteins:
- the CCNQ gene encoding cyclin-Q isoform X2, whose amino-acid sequence MEAVRPESGEGAAARGAEGRLAPDARVHFRVTRFIMEAGVKLGMRSIPIATACTIYHKFFCETNLDAYDPYLVAMSSIYLAGKVEEQHLRTRDIINVSNRYFNPSSEPLELDARFWELRDSIVQCELLMLRVLRFQVSFQHPHKYLLHYLLSLKNWLNRYSWQRTPIAVTAWALLRDSYHGGLCLHFRAQHIAVAVLFLALQVYGVEVPAEAEAEKPWWQIYTMDTELP is encoded by the exons ATGGAGGCCGTTAGGCCGGAGAGCGGCGAAGGGGCTGCGGCGCGGGGGGCCGAGGGGCGGCTGGCGCCCGACGCGAGGGTACACTTCCGTGTGACCAGGTTCATCATGGAGGCAG GTGTCAAGCTGGGGATGCGTTCCATTCCCATTGCCACGGCCTGCACCATTTACCATAAGTTCTTCTGTGAGACCAACCTGGACGCCTATGACCCTTACCTGGTCGCCATGTCTTCCATTTACTTGGCTGGCAAAGTGGAGGAGCAGCACCTGCGTACCCGTGACATCATCAATGTGTCCAACAG ATACTTTAACCCGAGCAGCGAACCCTTGGAGCTGGACGCCCGCTTCTGGGAGCTCCGAGATAGCATTGTGCAGTGTGAGCTTCTCATGCTGAGAGTTCTGCGCTTCCAGGTCTCCTTCCAGCATCCCCACAAG TACCTGCTCCACTACCTGCTTTCCCTCAAGAACTGGCTGAACCGTTACAGCTGGCAACGGACCCCCATTGCCGTCACTGCCTGGGCCCTGCTTCGGGACAGCTACCACGGGGGGCTGTGCCTCCACTTCCGGGCTCAGCACATAGCCGTGGCAGTGCTCTTCCTGGCCCTGCAGGTCTATGGAGTCGAGGTGCCCGCTGAGGCCGAGGCCGAGAAGCCATGGTGGCAG ATTTATACCATGGACACAGAGCTCCCCTaa
- the CCNQ gene encoding cyclin-Q isoform X1 — MEAVRPESGEGAAARGAEGRLAPDARVHFRVTRFIMEAGVKLGMRSIPIATACTIYHKFFCETNLDAYDPYLVAMSSIYLAGKVEEQHLRTRDIINVSNRYFNPSSEPLELDARFWELRDSIVQCELLMLRVLRFQVSFQHPHKYLLHYLLSLKNWLNRYSWQRTPIAVTAWALLRDSYHGGLCLHFRAQHIAVAVLFLALQVYGVEVPAEAEAEKPWWQVFSDDLTKPIIDNIVSDLIQIYTMDTELP, encoded by the exons ATGGAGGCCGTTAGGCCGGAGAGCGGCGAAGGGGCTGCGGCGCGGGGGGCCGAGGGGCGGCTGGCGCCCGACGCGAGGGTACACTTCCGTGTGACCAGGTTCATCATGGAGGCAG GTGTCAAGCTGGGGATGCGTTCCATTCCCATTGCCACGGCCTGCACCATTTACCATAAGTTCTTCTGTGAGACCAACCTGGACGCCTATGACCCTTACCTGGTCGCCATGTCTTCCATTTACTTGGCTGGCAAAGTGGAGGAGCAGCACCTGCGTACCCGTGACATCATCAATGTGTCCAACAG ATACTTTAACCCGAGCAGCGAACCCTTGGAGCTGGACGCCCGCTTCTGGGAGCTCCGAGATAGCATTGTGCAGTGTGAGCTTCTCATGCTGAGAGTTCTGCGCTTCCAGGTCTCCTTCCAGCATCCCCACAAG TACCTGCTCCACTACCTGCTTTCCCTCAAGAACTGGCTGAACCGTTACAGCTGGCAACGGACCCCCATTGCCGTCACTGCCTGGGCCCTGCTTCGGGACAGCTACCACGGGGGGCTGTGCCTCCACTTCCGGGCTCAGCACATAGCCGTGGCAGTGCTCTTCCTGGCCCTGCAGGTCTATGGAGTCGAGGTGCCCGCTGAGGCCGAGGCCGAGAAGCCATGGTGGCAG gTGTTTAGTGACGACCTTACCAAGCCAATCATTGATAATATTGTATCTGATCTCATTCAGATTTATACCATGGACACAGAGCTCCCCTaa